A single window of Actinoallomurus bryophytorum DNA harbors:
- a CDS encoding AAA family ATPase — protein MDAPGSEEGILTQQDLLNQLDDYVLPRVRRTDSPLLVVLSGSTGAGKSTLVNTLVGARVSATGVLRPTTSSPILVCHPDDADWWLDERFVLPGFGRVPGPAPDAVVGDQLVIMKSEVLPKGLAVLDSPDVDSVFEDHHEFAAQFLAAADVWMCVTTAARYADAQVWRLLHRARDHGATLGIVLSRIPEGGEEVVAHFAEMLKENGLETAAQFTIPETKVSGGMLPKQLSEEVHAWLTGITEDEDVRTEVIRSTLGSVLDTFRTRVPELAKRVEEQVALRTMLREEVEGAYATGLAELDEATRNGSLLRGEVLARWQDFAGTGDLERALQARGGVQAGHRGGRRRRAPARVRALKVALRSGLESLVVAAAERAAEDVVSRWQSRQAGADLLEGRADTLGRASAELSRRTTRAVSAWQDHIIELIRTEGVTKRSVAKFVSYDDEALSLVMMVGLFGFGTSDVAVEAGTSAVPQRLLKALFGAESLRSMSAKARADLRGRVGMLYDEEAIRFGQALDGAGVPDETTPVQLYQATYNLEVAR, from the coding sequence TTGGACGCACCGGGCAGCGAGGAGGGGATCCTCACCCAGCAGGACCTCCTGAACCAACTCGACGACTACGTGCTGCCCAGAGTGCGCCGCACGGACTCACCGCTGCTCGTGGTGCTGAGCGGTTCGACCGGCGCGGGCAAGTCCACGCTGGTCAACACGCTCGTCGGCGCACGGGTCAGCGCGACCGGAGTGCTGAGACCGACCACGAGCAGCCCGATCCTGGTCTGCCATCCCGACGACGCCGACTGGTGGCTCGACGAGAGGTTCGTCCTGCCCGGTTTCGGGCGGGTTCCCGGCCCGGCGCCCGACGCCGTGGTCGGCGACCAGCTCGTCATCATGAAGAGCGAAGTGCTGCCCAAGGGCCTCGCGGTGCTCGACAGCCCCGACGTCGACTCGGTCTTCGAGGACCACCATGAGTTCGCGGCCCAGTTCCTGGCCGCCGCGGACGTGTGGATGTGCGTGACGACCGCGGCGCGCTATGCCGACGCCCAGGTCTGGCGCCTGCTCCACCGGGCCAGGGACCACGGCGCCACCCTCGGCATCGTGCTGTCCCGCATCCCGGAGGGCGGCGAGGAGGTCGTCGCGCACTTCGCCGAGATGCTCAAGGAGAACGGCCTCGAGACGGCGGCGCAGTTCACCATCCCCGAGACCAAGGTCTCCGGTGGCATGCTGCCCAAGCAGCTGTCCGAGGAGGTCCACGCCTGGCTGACCGGAATCACCGAGGACGAAGACGTCCGCACCGAGGTGATCAGGTCTACCCTGGGTAGCGTGCTGGACACCTTCCGTACTCGCGTCCCCGAGCTCGCCAAGCGGGTCGAGGAGCAGGTCGCGCTGCGCACCATGCTGCGCGAGGAGGTCGAGGGCGCGTACGCCACGGGCCTGGCCGAGCTCGACGAGGCGACCCGCAACGGTTCGCTGCTGCGCGGTGAGGTCCTCGCACGCTGGCAGGACTTCGCCGGCACCGGCGACCTCGAGCGCGCCCTGCAGGCACGCGGTGGCGTTCAGGCCGGCCACCGCGGAGGCCGCCGCCGCCGCGCGCCGGCCCGCGTACGCGCGCTCAAGGTGGCACTGCGGAGCGGGCTGGAGTCCCTGGTCGTGGCCGCCGCCGAACGCGCCGCCGAGGACGTCGTGAGCCGGTGGCAGAGCCGCCAGGCGGGCGCCGACCTCCTGGAGGGCCGCGCCGACACCCTGGGCCGCGCCTCGGCGGAGCTGTCCCGCCGCACCACACGCGCGGTGAGCGCGTGGCAGGACCACATCATCGAGCTGATCCGTACGGAGGGCGTCACCAAGCGGTCCGTGGCCAAGTTCGTCTCCTATGACGACGAGGCCCTCTCACTGGTGATGATGGTGGGCCTGTTCGGCTTCGGCACGAGTGACGTCGCGGTCGAGGCGGGCACCAGCGCCGTACCCCAGCGTCTGCTCAAGGCGCTGTTCGGCGCCGAATCCTTGCGTAGCATGAGCGCCAAGGCCAGGGCCGACCTACGCGGCCGGGTCGGAATGCTCTACGACGAAGAGGCCATCCGCTTCGGGCAGGCGCTCGACGGGGCCGGAGTGCCCGACGAGACCACACCGGTCCAGCTGTACCAGGCCACATACAATCTCGAGGTCGCCCGGTGA
- a CDS encoding YfjP family GTPase yields MTATTPPISSLEETETPPSLAEPGLSARLDVLDRLVALGDGRVDRTLMDDAADLLARAGERLRLSGDHTVVALAGGTGSGKSSLFNAVCGLELSPTGMRRPMTSSAHACVWGLEGAGPLLDWLDIDSRHRYARASALDGEGQVGSLQGLVLLDLPDHDSVRAAHLAEVDKYVKVADLIIWVLDPQKYADFAVHRRYFEQLSGHTGVTLIVLNQVDRLEPEEVTECVKDLRRLLEAEGMDGPTILTTSAKSGAGVEGFREVLADAVAARQARLERLVADIDRLVRRFEDQYGATEPPSTVDDRRTAALVEALADAAGVPAVAESMESAYSLRALDYVGWPVGRLIARLHSDPLRRMRLGELRAELRAAFTTPVNAQQAHVDNALQEVTEGVVSDLPPSWQRSVRDAGRSKADELPEALGDSLRSVVPGFNQIPAWWWVVRAWQYLLIAASALGVIWLFAILGYGVLKLADAPLDIIGDPSVAAYVGLLLVCTLGLGAFTGSAARNMIALSSVRHSERLEERMREGITTSAQTLVIAPVERELAVYKSFREEVGTAISALM; encoded by the coding sequence ATGACGGCGACGACACCGCCGATCTCCTCGCTTGAGGAAACCGAGACTCCGCCGAGCCTCGCCGAGCCCGGCCTGTCCGCACGCCTGGACGTCCTCGACCGCCTGGTCGCCCTTGGCGACGGCCGGGTCGATCGGACGCTCATGGACGACGCGGCGGACCTGCTGGCCCGCGCCGGCGAACGCCTGAGGCTGTCCGGCGACCACACGGTGGTCGCCCTGGCGGGCGGCACCGGCAGCGGCAAGTCCTCCCTCTTCAACGCCGTCTGCGGCCTGGAGCTGTCACCCACCGGCATGCGCCGCCCGATGACCAGCTCCGCCCACGCCTGCGTATGGGGCCTCGAAGGCGCCGGCCCGCTCCTCGACTGGCTCGACATCGACTCGCGCCACCGCTACGCCCGGGCCAGCGCCCTGGACGGAGAGGGCCAGGTCGGCTCCCTGCAAGGCCTGGTCCTGCTCGACCTGCCCGACCACGACTCGGTCCGGGCCGCACACCTCGCCGAGGTGGACAAGTACGTCAAGGTCGCCGACCTGATCATCTGGGTGCTCGACCCGCAGAAGTACGCCGACTTCGCCGTCCACCGGCGCTACTTCGAACAGTTGTCCGGCCACACCGGCGTCACCCTGATCGTCCTCAACCAGGTCGACCGCCTCGAGCCCGAAGAGGTCACCGAGTGCGTCAAGGACCTCCGGCGCTTGCTGGAGGCCGAGGGCATGGACGGCCCGACCATCCTGACGACGTCCGCCAAGTCGGGCGCCGGCGTGGAGGGCTTCCGCGAGGTGCTGGCCGACGCGGTTGCCGCCAGGCAGGCTCGCCTGGAGCGACTGGTCGCCGACATCGACCGCCTGGTACGCCGCTTCGAGGACCAGTACGGCGCCACCGAGCCCCCGTCGACGGTCGACGACCGCCGCACGGCCGCCCTGGTCGAGGCCCTGGCCGACGCGGCCGGCGTCCCGGCCGTGGCCGAGTCGATGGAGAGCGCCTACTCGCTGCGCGCCCTGGACTACGTGGGCTGGCCGGTCGGCCGCCTGATCGCCCGCCTGCATTCCGACCCCTTGCGCCGCATGCGCCTGGGCGAACTCCGAGCCGAGCTCCGAGCCGCGTTCACGACCCCGGTCAACGCCCAGCAGGCCCACGTGGACAACGCGCTGCAGGAGGTGACGGAGGGCGTGGTGAGCGACCTGCCCCCGTCATGGCAGCGCTCGGTCCGCGACGCCGGCCGCTCGAAGGCCGACGAACTACCGGAGGCCCTGGGCGACTCACTCCGGTCGGTCGTCCCCGGCTTCAACCAGATCCCGGCCTGGTGGTGGGTCGTACGGGCGTGGCAGTACCTGCTGATCGCGGCCTCCGCCCTGGGCGTGATCTGGCTGTTCGCCATCCTGGGATACGGCGTCCTCAAACTGGCCGACGCACCGCTGGACATCATCGGCGACCCGTCGGTGGCGGCCTACGTCGGCCTGCTGTTGGTATGCACACTGGGCTTGGGCGCCTTCACAGGTTCGGCCGCCCGCAACATGATCGCCCTGTCGTCGGTCCGCCACAGCGAACGCCTCGAAGAGCGGATGCGAGAAGGCATCACCACCTCGGCCCAGACCTTGGTCATCGCCCCGGTGGAGCGCGAACTGGCGGTGTACAAGAGCTTCCGCGAGGAGGTCGGCACCGCCATCAGCGCCCTGATGTAG
- a CDS encoding aldo/keto reductase, with translation MPSTGIPSPENTATGAPRPGGPGLLAGRTVSRIGYGAMQLRLHGDRAEAVAILRRAVELGIDHIDTAHFYGDGYVNGLIREAIRPEDGVLVASKVGATPNPGGPAPLRIAQRPEELRASVEDNLTSLGLEQIPLVNLRRADDGPGPQAEGEQVVDLDDQLAVMVAMRDEGKIGAIGLSSVTLDRLRRGIPAGIACVQNAYSLVARDDEDMLDLCVAENIAWVPYFPLGSALPGLPKVTDEPAVVAAAQSLGRTPAQVGLAWLLHHAPNVLLIPGTTNAEHLQANAAAGAIVLDDATQATLDAVPTRSRDIALG, from the coding sequence ATGCCCTCCACCGGTATCCCCTCTCCCGAGAACACGGCCACCGGCGCCCCGCGCCCCGGCGGCCCTGGTCTGCTGGCCGGCCGTACCGTCTCCCGCATCGGCTACGGGGCGATGCAGCTGCGTCTGCACGGTGACCGAGCCGAGGCGGTGGCAATCCTGCGACGGGCGGTCGAGCTGGGCATCGACCACATCGACACGGCCCACTTCTACGGCGACGGTTACGTCAACGGCCTCATCCGTGAGGCGATCCGCCCCGAGGACGGAGTCCTCGTAGCCAGCAAGGTCGGCGCCACCCCGAACCCTGGCGGGCCCGCCCCGCTCCGTATCGCGCAGCGGCCCGAGGAGCTACGGGCGAGCGTCGAGGACAACCTCACGAGCCTAGGTCTCGAGCAGATCCCGCTGGTGAACCTCCGCCGCGCGGACGACGGGCCCGGTCCCCAGGCCGAGGGTGAGCAGGTGGTCGATCTCGACGACCAGCTAGCGGTCATGGTCGCGATGCGCGACGAGGGCAAGATCGGCGCGATCGGGCTAAGCAGCGTGACCCTGGACAGGTTGCGCCGCGGTATCCCGGCGGGCATCGCCTGCGTGCAGAACGCCTACAGCCTCGTGGCACGCGACGACGAGGACATGCTTGACCTCTGCGTCGCCGAGAACATCGCCTGGGTCCCGTACTTCCCTCTCGGCAGCGCCCTCCCCGGCCTGCCGAAGGTGACCGACGAGCCGGCCGTCGTAGCCGCCGCGCAGTCTTTGGGCAGGACCCCCGCGCAGGTCGGCCTCGCCTGGCTGCTCCACCACGCCCCGAACGTCCTCCTCATTCCGGGCACCACCAACGCCGAACACCTTCAAGCGAACGCCGCCGCAGGCGCGATCGTGCTCGACGACGCAACGCAAGCCACGCTGGATGCCGTCCCTACGCGATCGAGGGACATCGCACTCGGCTAG
- a CDS encoding single-stranded DNA-binding protein, protein MNDAIVTVVGFVAQDPRFEILASGTSLMSLRIGSTPRRYDREIGQWRDEDPMFLTVSCWRTLADNLQGCELQRGDPVIVTGKLRIREYSKDGQPRFSAQIEATTVGHDLSRGIARFQRSQRSASMPEDRRLADDLADRWLEEDMSEDLVAGITTQTGDAADELDDTDENGEAGPFRAVA, encoded by the coding sequence GTGAACGACGCAATCGTCACTGTGGTCGGCTTCGTCGCCCAAGACCCCCGCTTCGAGATCCTCGCGAGTGGCACGTCGCTCATGTCGTTGCGGATCGGCAGCACTCCTCGTCGCTACGACCGGGAGATCGGTCAGTGGCGCGACGAGGACCCCATGTTCCTGACGGTCAGCTGCTGGCGCACGCTCGCCGACAACCTGCAGGGGTGTGAGCTGCAACGTGGCGATCCCGTCATCGTGACCGGCAAGCTCCGCATCCGCGAATACAGCAAGGACGGGCAGCCGCGGTTCTCAGCCCAGATCGAGGCCACGACGGTGGGCCACGACCTGAGCCGGGGTATCGCCCGGTTCCAGAGGTCGCAGCGGTCCGCAAGCATGCCGGAGGACCGGCGCCTGGCCGATGATCTCGCCGACCGCTGGCTGGAGGAGGACATGTCCGAAGATCTCGTCGCGGGGATCACGACTCAGACCGGAGACGCCGCCGACGAACTCGATGACACGGACGAAAACGGAGAGGCAGGCCCATTCCGTGCGGTCGCCTAA
- a CDS encoding GGDEF domain-containing protein encodes MTALHQSAAEDRGDLTRKPQRWPLLTQPTPTIAYVVVVVGLHFILIGALASHTVWRTPALLTFGALMAAGAICIEASRRLGMPAGIGRDLLSAWWLPVALLLPPVYALLIPIPMQALLQLRVRRTLLHRRALVSAAHGLAGAAASATFHLVVSDPLRGNAQWLTDLDAIIPAMIGCAVLFTLINTAIVAVAAHSSAPGCRWHEHMRNREHLVLDVVELCLGVLVTIACALTPLLILVALPPVMLLQRSLMHQQLQAAARTDAKTGLLNAAAWQREADTEIARANRTGESLALLLIDIDHFKRVNDAHGHLAGDQVLIGVAGTLVSQLREYDVIGRFGGEEFVVLLPGADILEGCRVAERLRNRVRRLSVPADDESVTVTVSVGVALFRTHGQDLLELLASADLALYRAKKSGRDRICLPATQKA; translated from the coding sequence ATGACGGCACTGCATCAGTCGGCCGCCGAGGACCGGGGCGATCTGACTCGTAAGCCACAACGCTGGCCTCTGCTCACCCAGCCCACCCCGACGATCGCGTACGTCGTCGTTGTCGTCGGCCTGCACTTCATCCTGATCGGCGCCCTGGCCTCCCATACGGTGTGGCGGACCCCGGCCCTGCTGACGTTCGGCGCGCTGATGGCGGCCGGGGCCATCTGCATCGAGGCGTCGCGACGGCTCGGCATGCCCGCCGGTATCGGGCGTGACCTGTTGTCCGCCTGGTGGTTGCCGGTGGCGTTGCTCCTGCCCCCCGTGTACGCCCTGCTGATCCCGATCCCGATGCAGGCGCTTCTGCAACTGCGTGTCCGCCGGACTTTGCTGCACCGGCGAGCGCTCGTCTCGGCCGCACACGGTCTTGCCGGGGCCGCCGCCTCGGCCACCTTCCACCTCGTCGTGTCCGACCCGCTACGAGGGAACGCGCAGTGGCTCACCGATCTGGACGCCATCATTCCGGCGATGATCGGCTGCGCCGTGCTGTTCACGCTGATCAACACGGCGATCGTGGCCGTGGCCGCGCACAGCTCCGCGCCAGGGTGCCGTTGGCATGAGCACATGCGCAACCGAGAGCACCTGGTTCTCGATGTCGTCGAGCTCTGCCTCGGCGTGCTCGTCACCATCGCCTGCGCGCTCACCCCCCTATTGATCCTCGTCGCCCTTCCGCCGGTGATGCTGCTCCAACGCAGCCTGATGCACCAGCAACTCCAGGCCGCGGCCCGTACCGACGCCAAGACCGGCCTGCTCAACGCTGCGGCCTGGCAACGCGAGGCCGACACCGAGATCGCCCGCGCCAACCGCACCGGCGAGTCACTGGCACTCCTTCTGATCGACATCGACCACTTCAAGCGTGTCAATGACGCTCACGGGCACCTGGCCGGCGACCAGGTCCTGATCGGCGTGGCCGGCACCTTGGTCAGCCAACTGCGCGAGTACGACGTCATCGGCCGATTCGGCGGCGAGGAGTTCGTCGTCCTCCTACCCGGCGCCGACATCCTCGAGGGCTGCCGCGTGGCCGAACGCCTCCGCAACCGCGTACGGCGACTGTCCGTCCCCGCCGACGACGAGTCGGTCACCGTCACGGTGTCGGTCGGCGTCGCCCTGTTCCGCACCCACGGCCAGGATCTACTCGAACTCCTCGCCTCCGCCGACCTCGCCCTCTACCGCGCCAAGAAATCCGGCCGTGACCGGATCTGCCTCCCCGCTACCCAGAAGGCCTGA
- the ettA gene encoding energy-dependent translational throttle protein EttA, with translation MPEYIYTMQRVRKAHGDKVILDDVTLSFLPGAKIGVVGPNGTGKSTLLKMMAGLEQVSNGDAKLMPGFTVGMLQQEPPLNEDKTVLGNVEEGVAETKAMLDRFNEIAEKMATDYSDELLDEMGKLQEQLDHRNAWDLDSQLEQAMDALRCPPPEATVTQLSGGERRRVALCKLLLQAPDLLLLDEPTNHLDAESVQWLEQFLEKYEGTVLAVTHDRYFLDRVAGWILELDRGRCHPYEGNYSTYLEKKAERLKVEGQKDVKKKKRLEDELEWVRSNPKARQTKSRARLQRYEEMAAEAAKYRKLDFEEIQIPPGPRLGTTVIVADHLTKGFDDRLLMEKLSFTLPPNGIVGVIGPNGVGKTTLFRMIVGQAGAGAPPGVADDGEEPDDGVLKVGETVQLSYVDQGRGGIDPKKNVWQVVSDGLDHIKVGQVEMPSRAYVAAFGFKGPDQQKPAGVLSGGERNRLNLALTLKQGGNVLLLDEPTNDLDVETLGSLENALLEFPGCAVITSHDRWFLDRIATHILAWEEGSTWFWYEGNFADYEKNKIERLGAEAARPHRVTYRKLTR, from the coding sequence ATGCCGGAGTACATCTACACGATGCAGCGTGTGCGCAAAGCGCACGGTGACAAGGTCATTCTCGACGATGTCACCCTCAGCTTCCTGCCCGGAGCAAAGATCGGTGTCGTCGGACCGAACGGCACGGGTAAGTCGACCCTGCTGAAGATGATGGCCGGCCTCGAGCAGGTCTCCAACGGCGATGCGAAGCTCATGCCCGGGTTCACCGTCGGCATGTTGCAGCAGGAGCCGCCGCTCAACGAGGACAAGACCGTCCTGGGCAACGTCGAAGAAGGCGTCGCCGAGACGAAGGCGATGCTGGACAGGTTCAACGAGATCGCCGAGAAGATGGCGACCGACTACTCCGACGAGCTGCTCGACGAGATGGGCAAGCTCCAGGAGCAGCTCGACCACCGCAACGCGTGGGACCTCGACAGTCAGCTCGAGCAGGCCATGGACGCCCTCCGCTGCCCGCCGCCCGAGGCGACCGTCACCCAGCTCTCCGGCGGTGAGCGCCGCCGCGTGGCGCTGTGCAAGCTCCTCCTGCAGGCGCCCGACCTGCTTCTCCTCGACGAGCCCACCAACCACCTCGACGCCGAGAGCGTGCAGTGGCTGGAGCAGTTCCTCGAAAAGTACGAGGGCACCGTCCTCGCCGTCACCCACGATCGCTACTTCCTCGACCGGGTGGCGGGCTGGATCCTCGAGCTCGACCGTGGCCGCTGCCACCCGTACGAAGGCAACTACTCCACCTACCTGGAGAAGAAGGCCGAGCGGCTGAAGGTCGAGGGGCAGAAGGACGTCAAGAAGAAGAAGCGCCTTGAGGACGAGCTGGAGTGGGTGCGCTCCAACCCCAAGGCGCGTCAGACCAAGAGCCGGGCCCGTCTGCAGCGGTACGAGGAGATGGCGGCCGAGGCGGCCAAGTACCGCAAGCTCGACTTCGAGGAGATCCAGATCCCGCCGGGGCCCCGTCTGGGCACCACGGTGATCGTCGCGGACCACCTCACGAAGGGCTTCGACGACCGGCTGCTGATGGAGAAGCTCTCGTTCACCCTTCCGCCCAACGGCATCGTCGGCGTCATCGGGCCCAACGGCGTCGGTAAGACGACCCTGTTCCGGATGATCGTCGGGCAGGCCGGTGCGGGTGCGCCTCCCGGGGTGGCGGACGACGGTGAAGAGCCGGACGACGGCGTGCTCAAGGTCGGCGAGACGGTCCAGCTCTCGTACGTCGACCAGGGCCGCGGCGGCATCGACCCCAAGAAGAACGTCTGGCAGGTCGTCTCCGACGGCCTCGACCACATCAAGGTCGGCCAGGTCGAGATGCCGAGCCGCGCGTACGTCGCCGCGTTCGGGTTCAAGGGCCCGGACCAGCAGAAGCCCGCGGGCGTACTCTCCGGCGGTGAGCGCAACCGGCTCAACCTCGCCCTCACCCTCAAGCAGGGCGGCAACGTCCTGCTCCTCGACGAGCCCACCAACGACCTCGACGTCGAGACGCTCGGGTCGCTGGAGAACGCCCTGCTGGAGTTCCCGGGCTGTGCCGTGATCACCTCCCACGACCGGTGGTTCCTCGACCGCATCGCCACGCACATCCTGGCGTGGGAAGAGGGCTCGACCTGGTTCTGGTACGAGGGCAACTTCGCCGACTACGAGAAGAACAAGATCGAGCGCCTGGGCGCCGAGGCGGCCCGCCCGCACCGCGTCACGTACCGCAAGCTCACCCGCTGA
- a CDS encoding acyl-CoA thioesterase, translated as MVQPALGADRLGESRRHVHEFHVRFGDIDVLGHVNNCRYLTYLEDARIAMFRLDPQREGREPLHGLVVARHEIDYRRPLLFGPDLVRVETWVTELRAGSFSVAYEVRDDEHVYVRASSVIVAYDLEKTRARRFRDDELAFLREYQ; from the coding sequence ATGGTTCAGCCAGCCCTCGGCGCCGACCGGCTCGGCGAGAGTCGTCGGCATGTCCACGAATTCCACGTGCGCTTCGGCGATATCGACGTCCTCGGGCACGTGAACAACTGCCGCTACCTGACCTACCTGGAAGACGCGCGGATCGCGATGTTCCGCCTGGACCCCCAGCGTGAGGGACGCGAGCCGCTGCACGGTCTCGTCGTGGCCCGCCACGAGATCGACTACCGCCGGCCGCTGCTGTTCGGGCCCGACCTCGTACGCGTGGAGACCTGGGTGACCGAACTGCGCGCCGGGTCCTTCTCCGTGGCGTACGAGGTCCGGGACGACGAGCACGTCTACGTACGTGCCTCCTCGGTCATCGTCGCGTACGACCTCGAGAAGACCCGCGCCCGGAGGTTCAGGGACGACGAGCTCGCCTTCCTGCGCGAATACCAGTAG
- a CDS encoding S28 family serine protease, with amino-acid sequence MRKVSRGVLAVLLAAGLSGVSGTAHAAPSRADEDVAARLKAIPGMTVEEKTSTLTGYRWFWLNYRQPVDHRNPSKGWFEQRVLLEHKSDDRPMVLYTSGYNTPETMFLSEPTGLVDGNQISVEYRYFTPSIPQPTVWSKDNIWQAATDEHDLIKALKTIYHGKWISTGASKGGMTATYHKRFYPGDVDGTVAYVAPNDVNNKDDSAYDKFFKTVGTDPKCRADLQNLQREMLKRRPEMEARMTAAAQEAGYTWKIIKSVDQAFENSVMDFEWAFWQYHLQSECPGVPPTTASTDEIYNFFDEISGALTYTDQGLEPYIPYYYQAGTQLGWPSPQFKYLHPLLRWESTYQPRTYVPSDIPMKFDPKAMSDVDHWVRTSATHMAFIYGQNDPWGAEAFRVGPGARDSKVYVSPGQNHSSHLIATLPAAQKAEVTADLLRWAGVKATPQQQARSLVGPQVTEDPVLAQHPRL; translated from the coding sequence ATGCGTAAGGTCTCACGAGGGGTGCTGGCCGTGCTGCTCGCGGCGGGCCTCAGCGGCGTCTCGGGTACCGCGCACGCGGCGCCGAGCCGGGCCGATGAGGACGTGGCGGCCAGGCTGAAGGCGATTCCCGGCATGACCGTGGAGGAGAAGACTTCCACCCTGACGGGCTACCGCTGGTTCTGGCTGAACTACCGCCAGCCGGTCGACCACCGGAACCCGAGCAAGGGCTGGTTCGAGCAGCGCGTCCTGCTCGAGCACAAGTCCGACGACCGGCCCATGGTCCTCTACACGAGCGGCTACAACACGCCCGAGACGATGTTCCTGTCCGAGCCGACCGGGCTCGTGGACGGCAACCAGATCTCCGTGGAGTACCGCTACTTCACGCCGTCGATCCCGCAGCCGACGGTGTGGAGCAAGGACAACATCTGGCAGGCGGCCACCGACGAGCACGATCTCATCAAGGCGCTCAAGACGATCTACCACGGCAAGTGGATCTCCACCGGGGCGAGCAAGGGCGGTATGACCGCCACGTACCACAAGCGCTTCTACCCGGGTGACGTCGACGGCACGGTGGCCTACGTCGCGCCGAACGATGTGAACAACAAGGACGACAGCGCGTACGACAAGTTCTTCAAGACGGTCGGCACCGACCCGAAGTGCCGCGCCGACCTGCAGAACCTCCAGCGCGAGATGCTCAAGCGCCGCCCCGAGATGGAGGCGCGGATGACCGCCGCCGCCCAGGAGGCCGGCTACACCTGGAAGATCATCAAGTCCGTCGACCAGGCCTTCGAGAACTCGGTGATGGACTTCGAGTGGGCGTTCTGGCAGTACCACCTGCAGTCGGAGTGCCCGGGAGTCCCGCCCACCACGGCCTCCACGGATGAGATCTACAACTTCTTCGACGAGATCTCCGGCGCGCTGACCTACACCGACCAGGGCCTCGAGCCCTACATCCCGTACTACTACCAGGCGGGCACCCAGCTCGGCTGGCCGTCACCGCAGTTCAAGTACCTGCACCCGCTGCTGCGCTGGGAGAGCACCTACCAGCCGCGGACGTACGTGCCGAGCGACATCCCGATGAAGTTCGACCCGAAGGCCATGTCCGATGTCGACCACTGGGTACGCACCAGCGCGACGCACATGGCGTTCATCTACGGTCAGAACGACCCGTGGGGTGCCGAGGCGTTCCGTGTCGGTCCGGGCGCACGTGACTCGAAGGTCTATGTGTCACCGGGCCAGAACCACAGCTCCCACCTGATCGCGACCCTTCCGGCCGCGCAGAAGGCGGAGGTCACGGCCGACCTGCTCCGTTGGGCCGGCGTGAAGGCGACTCCTCAGCAGCAGGCCAGGTCGCTGGTCGGCCCCCAGGTCACCGAGGACCCCGTACTGGCTCAGCACCCGCGCCTGTAA
- a CDS encoding MFS transporter, protein MSRRWLILIVGLFAMIAGCAYQYGLPYLIPALRADNGLSLREAAIVISCPVAGLLVALTLWGIAADRWGERIILCTGLSIAGLALLAATRTSGTAQLGACFFVAGAGGASIHAASGRLILGWFAAHERGLAMGVRQTGQPLGVGLAALTLPPLAERAGLDGGLYLLAGCCLGAALLVGLLVRDPERAGTGQEHRAGSPYRTPVLWRIHAASALLVVPQFAVSAFALVYLVDARGWDAATAGRVLAVTQVGGAVARLAVGHWSDRAGSRVRPMRTLALTIGLVMAVLAAGALSGRGLATVALLAAAVITVTTNGLAFTAVAEYAGRSWAGRALGIQNTGQNLLAAATPPALGALVTGATYGTAFAAVVVFPLAAAALIPAHLGTGHPDEVSPSD, encoded by the coding sequence ATGAGCAGGCGGTGGTTGATCCTCATTGTCGGGCTGTTCGCGATGATCGCCGGATGCGCGTACCAGTACGGTCTGCCCTATCTGATCCCGGCGCTCCGGGCGGACAACGGCCTGTCGCTCCGTGAGGCGGCGATCGTGATCTCCTGCCCGGTCGCCGGGCTCCTGGTCGCCCTGACCCTGTGGGGCATCGCCGCCGACCGCTGGGGCGAACGGATCATCCTGTGCACCGGCCTGTCCATCGCCGGGCTCGCCCTGCTCGCCGCGACGAGGACGTCGGGCACCGCACAACTCGGCGCCTGCTTCTTCGTCGCCGGAGCCGGGGGCGCCTCCATCCACGCCGCCAGCGGGCGGCTGATCCTCGGCTGGTTCGCGGCACATGAGCGCGGGCTGGCGATGGGCGTACGCCAGACCGGGCAACCGCTCGGAGTCGGCCTCGCCGCACTCACGCTGCCACCGCTCGCCGAGCGCGCCGGCCTCGACGGCGGCCTGTACCTGCTGGCCGGCTGCTGCCTGGGTGCCGCGCTGCTCGTGGGCCTGCTCGTACGCGACCCGGAACGCGCCGGGACCGGCCAGGAGCACCGCGCCGGATCCCCGTACCGCACGCCGGTCCTGTGGCGTATCCACGCGGCCAGCGCGCTGCTGGTGGTGCCGCAGTTCGCGGTCTCGGCCTTCGCCCTCGTCTACCTCGTCGACGCACGCGGCTGGGACGCCGCGACCGCGGGCCGGGTCCTGGCGGTGACGCAGGTCGGCGGCGCGGTCGCTCGGCTGGCCGTCGGCCACTGGTCGGACCGCGCGGGGAGCCGCGTACGGCCGATGCGTACGCTCGCCCTCACCATCGGGCTCGTCATGGCCGTCCTCGCCGCCGGAGCACTGTCGGGCCGCGGGCTCGCGACGGTGGCGCTGCTCGCCGCGGCGGTCATCACGGTGACCACGAACGGGCTCGCCTTCACCGCCGTGGCGGAGTACGCCGGGCGCTCCTGGGCCGGACGCGCGCTGGGCATCCAGAACACCGGGCAGAACCTCCTGGCCGCCGCGACCCCGCCGGCGCTCGGCGCGCTCGTCACCGGGGCGACGTACGGCACCGCGTTCGCCGCGGTCGTGGTGTTTCCCCTGGCCGCCGCCGCGTTGATCCCCGCGCACCTCGGCACCGGGCACCCGGACGAGGTCAGCCCATCTGATTGA